One part of the Mytilus trossulus isolate FHL-02 chromosome 11, PNRI_Mtr1.1.1.hap1, whole genome shotgun sequence genome encodes these proteins:
- the LOC134691570 gene encoding uncharacterized protein K02A2.6-like gives MGDEAAPPIIIPTNYGRIDEFDDISKDWIQYTERLNHYCIANNIESMEKQRAILLSACGKKTYKLMRNLEVEPEKDNELQDLLRKYPQVFKEGLGTLKGNKARIYVDKDATPKYFKARPVPYALKEKIEKELDRLQKGRNIEKVEFSEWAASIVPIVKPDKSVRMCGDYKVTINQVSKLDNYPIPKTDDLYATLSGGQAFSKLDLSQAYQQIVLDEESRKYVTINTHNGLYQYNRLPFGVSSAPGIFQRTMENLLQGIPRVVVRVDDIIITGSSKSEHLNNLETVLRKIQESGMRLNKDKCVFLAPEVVYLSQRIDQYGIYPVENKFKAITEAPEPKNVTELKSYLGMLNYYNRFLPDLSSKLAPIHELLKKEKQWEWDKSQQEAFELSKTLLKSSKVLVHYDPNKDIFLSCDASTYGIGTVLSHKMEDGCDRPVEYVSCTLAPAERNYSFLEKEGLAVIFALKKFHQYLFDRKLTIYTDHKPLIGLFNENKCIPPMSAARIQRWALTLSAYEYKIVYKEGKKNSIADALSRLPLNRVGKTEVPAEMIMLMDHMDSTPVTAQQIKAWTRKDPILGQITNYVLKGCPNYRDINDVMKPYFSGKTELSVFDSCLLWRNRVVIPNHGREIILQELHEGHQGISRMKVLARGYVLWPNMDAEIEQTVRACHKCQVNRHAPPEAPMHPWEWPSNSWSRIHMD, from the exons ATGGGAGACGAAGCTGCACCACCTATAATAATTCCAACAAACTATGGACGTATTGACGAATTTGATGACATTTCAAAAGATTGGATACAATACACTGAAAGACTTAACCATTATTGTATTGCAAATAACATTGAAAGTATGGAAAAGCAACGAGCAATTCTTTTAAGTGCCTGTGgtaaaaagacatataaacTTATGAGGAATTTGGAAGTG GAACCGGAAAAGGACAATGAGTTACAAGACTTGCTAAGAAAGTACCCTCAAGTATTTAAAGAAGGACTAGGCACATTAAAAGGAAATAAAGCAAGGATTTATGTAGATAAAGACGCTACACCTAAATATTTCAAAGCAAGGCCAGTGCCGTACGCACTcaaagaaaaaattgaaaaagaactCGATAGATTGCAAAAAGGGCGAAATATCGAAAAGGTTGAATTTTCCGAATGGGCTGCGTCCATAGTGCCAATAGTAAAACCAGACAAATCAGTAAGGATGTGTGGGGACTACAAAGTAACTATTAACCAAGTGTCTAAACTTGACAATTATCCGATCCCTAAAACCGATGATCTTTATGCAACATTAAGTGGGGGACAAGCTTTTTCCAAGCTAGATCTGAGCCAGGCCTATCAACAAATTGTACTCGACGAGGAGTCACGTAAATATGTAACAATCAACACGCATAACGGATTATATCAGTATAATCGTTTGCCGTTTGGAGTTTCATCCGCACCGGGAATATTTCAAAGAACAATGGAAAATTTGTTGCAAGGAATCCCGAGAGTTGTTGTGAGAGTAGACGACATTATTATCACTGGAAGTTCAAAGAGtgaacatttaaacaatttagaAACTGTATTACGCAAGATACAGGAATCAGGTATGAGACTCAACAAGGACAAATGCGTATTTCTAGCACCTGAAGTAGTGTATTTAAGTCAAAGAATTGATCAATATGGAATATATCctgttgaaaacaaattcaaGGCGATCACAGAGGCACCGGAACCTAAAAATGTTACCGAGTTAAAATCGTACTTAGGAATGCTTAACTACTACAACAGATTTTTGCCGGATTTATCTTCAAAACTAGCACCGATACATGAACTgttgaaaaaggaaaaacaatgGGAATGGGACAAATCACAACAAGAGGCTTTTGAACTATcaaaaactttactaaaatcttctaaAGTGTTGGTACATTATGACCCGAACAAGGACATTTTTCTATCGTGTGATGCTTCAACTTATGGAATAGGAACCGTCCTGTCGCACAAAATGGAAGATGGATGTGACAGACCGGTTGAATATGTTTCGTGCACGCTAGCACCCGCCGAGAGGAATTATAGTTTTCTTGAGAAGGAGGGATTAGCCGTTATATTCGCACTAAAGAAATTTCAtcaatatttgtttgatagAAAACTCACCATTTATACAGATCATAAGCCATTGATaggattatttaacgaaaataAGTGTATTCCACCAATGTCAGCCGCAAGAATTCAGCGTTGGGCTTTGACACTGTCCGCATATGAATATAAGATAGTTTACAAAGAAGGAAAGAAGAATTCTATCGCTGACGCACTAAGCCGTCTACCATTAAACCGAGTAGGGAAAACGGAAGTGCCCGCAGAAATGATCATGCTTATGGATCACATGGATTCTACGCCGGTTACTGCCCAGCAAATTAAAGCATGGACACGCAAGGATCCGATATTGGGACAAATAACTAACTATGTTTTGAAAGGTTGCCCAAATTACAGAGATATAAATGATGTAATGAAGCCATATTTTAGTGGAAAAACAGAGTTAAGTGTATTTGACAGTTGCCTTTTGTGGAGAAATAGAGTTGTTATTCCAAACCATGGAAGGGAAATTATTCTTCAAGAACTACACGAGGGTCATCAAGGAATTTCACGTATGAAAGTACTTGCGAGAGGTTATGTCTTGTGGCCAAATATGGACGCAGAAATTGAACAGACAGTTCGTGCATGTCACAAGTGTCAAGTCAATCGACATGCTCCACCAGAAGCTCCAATGCATCCTTGGGAATGGCCGTCAAACTCATGGTCAAGGATACATATGGATTAG